The proteins below are encoded in one region of Knoellia sp. S7-12:
- a CDS encoding glycosyltransferase 87 family protein, translating into MTTTQPHPRRPPRLRWQWLLAVLIIALAAVPVVLRYLVFWPMDQWQVDVEVYRDAGVSILTGRPIYAAMTEAPQLLPFTYPPFAAILALPLAWVPFGVAGWLWTAAQVAATTAIVWYAGWRLIHRAGGWVPLALAALVAPMLWLHPVSDGIRFGQVNAFMVLACLMDLRRPRPGLLKHVPAGVLVGLAMSIKLTPGVFVIHYLINRRWREAATALGTAVGVTLGSWVLLPEASFAFWGGALQDPARLGPNFGTSNQSMRGFLLRVGPEGLVGTAIWLVLVIVVGVLGFRLARQMWLRGDSIGEVAVVGLLACLLSPVAWIHHFHWIVVVIFALLGAQPWTRDRAGAGVGAWWRSRRLLAGLVVAVWFLMRMPWWGITYLNHPEWPDLPGRLLQNADVAGGLVALGLLWWVNRDPEPRANPALLAEPTTYSRADHL; encoded by the coding sequence GTGACCACGACACAGCCGCACCCGAGACGCCCGCCGCGTCTGCGTTGGCAGTGGCTCCTCGCCGTCCTGATCATTGCGCTCGCTGCCGTGCCGGTCGTCCTGCGCTACCTCGTGTTCTGGCCGATGGACCAGTGGCAGGTCGATGTCGAGGTCTATCGCGACGCGGGTGTCTCGATCCTCACCGGTCGGCCGATCTATGCCGCGATGACCGAGGCGCCCCAGCTGCTGCCGTTCACCTACCCTCCGTTCGCCGCGATCCTTGCGCTCCCGCTGGCGTGGGTGCCTTTCGGCGTGGCCGGTTGGCTCTGGACCGCCGCTCAGGTCGCGGCCACGACAGCCATCGTCTGGTATGCCGGGTGGCGGCTCATCCATCGCGCCGGCGGTTGGGTGCCCCTTGCGTTGGCGGCGCTGGTCGCACCGATGCTGTGGCTGCACCCGGTGTCCGACGGCATCAGGTTCGGACAGGTCAACGCGTTCATGGTGCTGGCCTGCCTCATGGACCTGCGGCGGCCGCGGCCGGGGCTGTTGAAGCACGTGCCCGCCGGGGTGCTGGTCGGGCTGGCGATGTCGATCAAGCTGACGCCCGGAGTGTTCGTCATCCACTACCTGATCAACCGGCGCTGGCGTGAGGCCGCGACGGCCCTGGGGACGGCGGTCGGGGTGACGCTGGGCTCGTGGGTGTTGTTGCCCGAGGCGTCGTTCGCGTTCTGGGGTGGGGCGCTGCAGGATCCGGCTCGGCTCGGCCCCAACTTCGGCACCTCCAACCAGTCGATGCGCGGGTTCCTGCTGCGCGTCGGGCCGGAAGGACTTGTCGGGACGGCGATCTGGCTCGTGCTGGTGATCGTCGTCGGGGTCCTGGGCTTCCGGCTGGCCCGGCAGATGTGGTTGCGGGGAGACTCGATCGGTGAGGTCGCCGTCGTGGGGCTGCTGGCCTGCCTGCTGTCACCGGTGGCGTGGATCCACCACTTCCACTGGATCGTCGTCGTGATCTTTGCGCTGCTCGGTGCTCAGCCGTGGACGCGCGATCGGGCTGGGGCCGGGGTTGGGGCTTGGTGGCGCTCGCGTCGGCTCCTCGCGGGGCTCGTCGTCGCGGTGTGGTTCCTCATGCGGATGCCGTGGTGGGGCATCACCTATCTCAACCACCCCGAGTGGCCCGACCTCCCCGGCCGCCTCCTCCAGAACGCCGACGTCGCCGGTGGCCTGGTCGCTCTGGGTCTCCTCTGGTGGGTCAACCGCGACCCCGAGCCGCGTGCCAACCCGGCGCTTCTCGCCGAGCCGACCACATATTCGCGAGCCGACCACCTGTAG
- a CDS encoding TMEM165/GDT1 family protein, with translation MGIDFTTIAIVFATIFVVELPDKTFIATLVMSTKFRPLLVWVGVVAAFFVQTLVAVAIGGVLSQLPKRPIEIFAALMFLIGGVLLLRGAGKADEEEAEAEEEFGAKSAAKQLAGWKVVTFCFTVLFLAEWGDLSQILTASMVLRFDDPVSVFIGAFLALAAVSGLAAVLGRTLLQRIKLSTIRRIGGTVCLSLAAVSVLQITGAL, from the coding sequence ATGGGCATCGACTTCACCACCATCGCCATCGTGTTCGCGACGATCTTTGTCGTCGAGCTCCCTGACAAGACCTTCATCGCGACGCTCGTCATGTCGACGAAGTTCCGGCCGCTGCTCGTGTGGGTCGGGGTCGTTGCCGCGTTCTTCGTGCAAACGCTCGTGGCTGTCGCCATTGGCGGGGTGCTGTCACAGCTGCCGAAGCGGCCGATCGAGATCTTCGCGGCGCTGATGTTCCTCATCGGTGGCGTCCTGTTGCTGCGAGGTGCGGGCAAGGCAGACGAGGAGGAGGCGGAGGCCGAGGAGGAGTTCGGCGCGAAGTCCGCGGCCAAACAGCTCGCCGGGTGGAAGGTCGTGACGTTCTGCTTCACGGTGCTCTTCCTCGCCGAATGGGGCGACCTGTCCCAGATCCTCACCGCGTCGATGGTGCTGCGCTTCGACGACCCGGTGTCGGTGTTCATCGGCGCCTTCCTCGCGCTCGCCGCCGTGTCAGGTCTGGCGGCGGTGCTCGGCCGCACGCTCCTGCAGCGCATCAAGCTCTCGACGATTCGTCGCATCGGCGGCACCGTCTGCCTCAGCTTGGCCGCGGTCAGCGTCCTTCAGATCACCGGCGCCCTCTGA
- a CDS encoding DUF4446 family protein, protein MFAPTPAEVLVLLIVVLVPILVGAVFAVITMRLRARLDHLERQRPVGAGDLEALRADIGQALRHVAVVRYDAFGDMGGRLSFSAAIVDDLGDGVVLSSIHARGESRTYAKGITGGGSDATLTPEEQQALSAARTGKK, encoded by the coding sequence ATGTTCGCACCCACCCCAGCCGAGGTGCTCGTCCTCCTCATCGTCGTGCTGGTGCCGATCCTGGTGGGCGCAGTCTTCGCGGTCATCACGATGCGACTGCGCGCCAGACTGGACCACCTCGAACGCCAACGCCCGGTCGGCGCCGGTGACCTCGAAGCGCTGCGGGCCGACATCGGCCAGGCGCTGCGGCATGTCGCGGTCGTGCGCTACGACGCGTTCGGTGACATGGGCGGCCGGCTGAGCTTCAGCGCCGCCATCGTCGATGACCTCGGGGATGGCGTGGTGCTCAGCTCGATCCACGCGCGCGGAGAGTCCCGGACCTATGCCAAGGGCATCACCGGGGGTGGCTCCGACGCGACGCTCACCCCCGAGGAGCAGCAGGCGCTCAGTGCAGCGCGGACAGGAAAGAAGTGA
- the pheA gene encoding prephenate dehydratase produces the protein MSRAMKYGYLGPEGTFTQMALLSWSASHEGDQVPFGSVDSALDALRRSEIDAAMVPIENSVEGGVSATLDALASGDPLVVIGEVNVPITFVLAAKPGMPLAGIAAVGTHSHAWAQVRGWMGTNLPSAAYVPTLSTAAAAAGLAGDVEQAYDAAVCAPVAASNHGLDVLAEDIGDRAGAVTRFVLVARPGALPERTGADKTTVMLFQRDDRAGGLLELLEQFAVRGINMTRLESRPTKSTLGSYCFSIDFEGHVLDERVGEALMGLKRVCAEVRFLGSYPREDGAQTEVAPLTGDEDFSIAREWLHSLRRP, from the coding sequence ATGAGCAGGGCCATGAAATACGGCTATCTCGGACCTGAGGGCACCTTCACCCAGATGGCGTTGCTGTCCTGGTCGGCGTCGCACGAGGGTGATCAGGTGCCGTTCGGTTCGGTCGACTCCGCGCTGGATGCCCTGCGGCGCAGTGAGATTGACGCCGCGATGGTGCCGATCGAGAACTCTGTCGAGGGAGGCGTGTCGGCGACGCTCGACGCGCTGGCCTCCGGTGATCCGCTCGTCGTCATCGGCGAGGTCAATGTGCCGATCACCTTCGTCCTGGCCGCCAAGCCGGGTATGCCGCTCGCTGGCATCGCAGCTGTCGGAACCCATTCGCATGCCTGGGCCCAGGTCCGCGGCTGGATGGGCACGAACCTGCCGTCAGCGGCATACGTCCCGACGTTGTCGACGGCTGCCGCTGCAGCGGGGTTGGCCGGGGACGTCGAGCAGGCCTACGACGCGGCGGTGTGTGCGCCGGTCGCTGCCTCGAACCACGGGCTCGACGTGCTCGCCGAGGACATCGGCGACCGCGCTGGTGCCGTGACGCGGTTCGTCCTCGTCGCCCGCCCCGGTGCGTTGCCCGAGCGCACGGGCGCCGACAAGACGACGGTCATGCTCTTCCAACGCGACGACCGTGCGGGTGGGTTGCTCGAGTTGTTGGAGCAGTTCGCGGTGCGGGGCATCAACATGACACGGCTCGAGTCCCGCCCGACGAAGTCCACGCTCGGGTCCTACTGCTTCTCCATCGACTTCGAGGGGCATGTCCTCGACGAGCGGGTCGGCGAGGCGTTGATGGGGCTCAAGCGGGTGTGCGCGGAGGTGCGCTTCCTCGGGTCCTACCCGCGCGAGGACGGCGCCCAGACGGAGGTCGCACCACTCACCGGCGACGAGGACTTCAGCATCGCTCGCGAGTGGCTCCACTCACTGCGCCGTCCCTGA
- a CDS encoding 1-acyl-sn-glycerol-3-phosphate acyltransferase, translating to MGLAGIPKPPLFARRALAVVWPVGAAALTGLAAPVIVAGAFHSFVDKRARLFRVSCLGVGLIWVDVRMLMECWRLSLKHPDRDSPTWEQDHEAVFLAGLNRAMILAKKWAGFEVVLEGRMHFGSEGAPLIAFARHAGPGDSLALAWLLGHTAGRMPKIVLAEALRWDPTVDTLLTRMRSYFVPSRSGAGDDRIEGVRSLAAGLDSDDVLLLFPEGQNFSPDRRSALISRLREAGHELRARRAISLWNTLPPKTRGVIASLEARPDADVMIVGHAGFGRLSTVGEIWAAIPFTDRPFLVQTRTYAAASVPDEPAAIEQWIDDEWSVIDDWVEAHEGGGGQA from the coding sequence ATGGGTCTCGCGGGAATCCCGAAGCCACCGCTGTTCGCTCGACGCGCACTCGCCGTCGTGTGGCCGGTCGGGGCTGCTGCGCTCACGGGGTTGGCAGCGCCGGTCATTGTCGCCGGGGCGTTCCACTCGTTCGTCGACAAGCGGGCACGGCTGTTCCGGGTGAGCTGCCTCGGCGTCGGACTCATCTGGGTCGACGTCCGGATGCTCATGGAGTGCTGGCGGCTGTCGCTCAAGCACCCCGACCGCGACAGCCCCACCTGGGAGCAGGACCACGAAGCCGTCTTCCTCGCCGGGCTCAACCGCGCGATGATCCTCGCGAAGAAGTGGGCCGGCTTCGAGGTCGTCCTCGAGGGACGCATGCACTTCGGATCCGAGGGGGCGCCGCTGATCGCGTTCGCGCGGCATGCAGGTCCCGGCGACTCGTTGGCACTCGCGTGGCTGCTTGGGCACACGGCAGGTCGGATGCCCAAAATCGTTCTCGCAGAAGCACTTCGGTGGGATCCGACGGTCGACACGCTGCTGACCCGGATGCGTTCCTACTTTGTCCCGTCACGCAGTGGAGCGGGAGATGACCGTATTGAGGGGGTGCGTTCGCTCGCGGCGGGGCTCGACTCCGACGATGTGTTGCTGCTCTTCCCGGAGGGTCAGAACTTCTCGCCCGACCGCCGAAGCGCCCTCATCTCGCGCCTGCGCGAGGCCGGTCATGAACTGCGCGCTCGTCGGGCGATCTCGCTGTGGAACACACTGCCGCCCAAGACTCGTGGGGTCATTGCCTCGCTGGAGGCGCGGCCCGACGCGGACGTCATGATCGTCGGGCACGCGGGGTTCGGGCGGCTCAGCACAGTGGGCGAGATCTGGGCAGCCATCCCCTTTACGGACCGACCGTTCCTCGTCCAAACGCGGACGTATGCCGCCGCGAGCGTTCCCGACGAACCTGCGGCCATCGAGCAGTGGATCGACGACGAGTGGTCGGTCATCGATGACTGGGTTGAGGCCCATGAGGGCGGCGGCGGACAAGCCTGA
- a CDS encoding patatin-like phospholipase family protein: protein MTTAFVLGGGGVLGTTQVGMLRALAEQGVRPDLVVGTSIGALNGAFVAADPSVEGIRALGKAWEAVSASGIFLDNPMRSAARIARFRTHVLSSAPLRAIVDEHLPVDTFEELEVDFQCVAACIETADAQWFSSGELVDPVVASCTVPGLFPAVEIDGLHYLDGGLVHSIPVGRALQLGATRVFVLQVGRVEQPLAPPRRPWEVGVVAFEIARRHRYVHEMASIPDEVEVHVLPSGAPETPSVSLRYGRTSRLRERAEQAYAASTAYLSPP from the coding sequence ATGACGACGGCATTCGTTCTCGGGGGTGGGGGCGTTCTCGGCACCACCCAGGTCGGGATGCTGCGCGCCCTCGCCGAGCAGGGCGTCCGTCCCGACCTCGTCGTCGGCACGAGCATCGGCGCCCTCAACGGCGCCTTCGTCGCGGCCGATCCCTCGGTCGAGGGGATTCGCGCCCTGGGCAAGGCATGGGAGGCCGTCAGTGCGAGTGGGATCTTCCTCGACAACCCGATGCGCTCGGCTGCGCGCATCGCCCGCTTCCGCACCCACGTCCTGTCGAGCGCACCCCTGCGGGCAATCGTCGACGAGCACCTGCCGGTCGACACCTTCGAAGAGCTCGAGGTCGACTTCCAGTGTGTGGCTGCCTGCATCGAAACCGCTGACGCGCAATGGTTCTCGTCGGGTGAGCTCGTCGATCCGGTCGTCGCTTCGTGCACGGTGCCAGGACTGTTTCCCGCGGTGGAGATCGACGGGTTGCACTACCTCGACGGTGGGCTGGTCCACTCAATTCCCGTCGGTCGCGCCCTCCAACTCGGAGCGACGCGCGTCTTCGTCCTGCAGGTCGGTCGGGTTGAGCAGCCCTTGGCCCCGCCGCGTCGGCCGTGGGAAGTCGGCGTCGTCGCCTTCGAGATCGCCCGCCGCCACCGCTACGTCCACGAGATGGCAAGCATCCCCGACGAGGTCGAGGTGCACGTCCTTCCCAGCGGCGCACCCGAGACGCCATCGGTCTCGTTGCGCTACGGGCGCACCTCGCGCCTGCGGGAGCGAGCCGAGCAGGCGTATGCCGCGAGCACGGCATACCTCTCCCCTCCCTGA
- a CDS encoding helix-turn-helix domain-containing protein: MKIAIHAFEGISLFHLATPSLVFGEVKRLAVDETWQTRLWSEDRRVTTMDGVVLDDLAGPADVMDADLLVFPSWHDDLRPADDRLCESVQRAHHKGVQLAGLCLGAFPVVDSGLLDGRDAVTHWAAAADLAARRPSVSVNADAIYVDHGDILTSAGTASSIDACLHIVRTRLGADAASMVARQLVVAPHRDGGQAQYVSRPVPDTGGVGQLGATIDWALAHLDQSLSIETLSAHAGMSRRNFTRRFIEATGSSPGRWIMSRRLDESRRLLERTDLSVEHVARACGFGSAVTFRQRFNGAYRTTPSSYRHRFTTSE; this comes from the coding sequence GTGAAGATCGCCATCCACGCCTTCGAGGGCATCAGCCTGTTTCACCTCGCCACCCCGTCACTCGTCTTCGGAGAGGTGAAGCGTCTTGCCGTGGACGAGACCTGGCAGACCCGACTGTGGAGTGAGGATCGACGGGTCACCACGATGGATGGCGTCGTCCTTGACGACCTCGCTGGACCAGCCGACGTGATGGACGCCGACCTGCTCGTCTTCCCCTCCTGGCACGACGACCTGCGCCCAGCCGACGACAGGCTCTGCGAGTCGGTGCAGCGCGCCCACCACAAGGGTGTGCAGCTCGCTGGCCTCTGCCTCGGGGCGTTCCCGGTCGTGGACAGCGGGCTCCTCGACGGCCGCGATGCAGTCACCCACTGGGCTGCGGCAGCGGACCTCGCAGCTCGACGCCCATCGGTTTCCGTCAACGCGGATGCCATTTATGTCGACCACGGCGACATCCTGACCTCGGCCGGAACCGCTTCATCGATCGACGCCTGCCTGCACATCGTTCGCACGAGGCTTGGGGCGGATGCAGCCTCGATGGTGGCCCGTCAGCTGGTCGTCGCACCCCATCGTGACGGCGGCCAGGCGCAGTACGTCAGCCGGCCCGTGCCCGACACAGGCGGAGTCGGCCAGCTCGGCGCGACCATCGACTGGGCCCTCGCACACCTGGACCAGTCCCTGAGCATCGAGACCCTGTCCGCCCATGCCGGGATGAGTCGACGGAACTTCACCAGACGGTTCATCGAGGCCACGGGATCCAGTCCGGGTCGTTGGATCATGAGCCGCCGCCTCGACGAGTCACGGCGACTCCTGGAGCGAACCGACCTGTCGGTGGAGCATGTCGCCCGAGCCTGCGGATTCGGAAGCGCAGTGACCTTCCGCCAACGCTTCAACGGCGCGTATCGAACCACCCCATCGTCATACCGACACCGGTTCACCACGTCCGAGTAA
- a CDS encoding isochorismatase family protein — translation MTAPRRALIVVDIQQEYFDGMLQVQYPPREETLSNAVRALEAAVEHDIPVVVVQHELPEGAPVFAVGSPSWMLHPEIERRLQPTWKRASKVGGSVFAGTDVAAWLADHQVDTITIVGYMTNNCDLASAVEAEGLGLAAEVLSDASGAIHLSNDAGSVAADQLHQTLMVLLHSNFAAVATTDSWIEAVRDGQALPKSDLGTSATQGRAHFGG, via the coding sequence ATGACCGCACCTCGCAGAGCCCTGATCGTGGTGGACATCCAGCAGGAGTACTTCGACGGGATGCTCCAGGTGCAGTACCCGCCACGCGAAGAGACGCTCTCGAATGCGGTTCGCGCCCTCGAGGCTGCTGTCGAGCACGACATCCCTGTCGTCGTCGTGCAGCACGAGTTGCCAGAAGGTGCTCCGGTCTTCGCAGTCGGGTCGCCGAGCTGGATGCTCCACCCCGAGATCGAGCGACGCCTGCAGCCGACGTGGAAGCGCGCCTCGAAGGTCGGGGGCAGTGTCTTCGCCGGAACGGACGTCGCAGCGTGGCTCGCAGATCATCAGGTCGACACGATCACCATCGTCGGCTACATGACGAACAACTGCGACCTTGCGAGCGCCGTGGAAGCGGAGGGCCTGGGCCTCGCCGCGGAGGTCCTGTCCGATGCCAGCGGAGCCATCCACCTCTCCAACGATGCGGGGAGTGTTGCGGCAGACCAGCTCCACCAGACCCTGATGGTCCTGCTTCATTCCAACTTCGCCGCTGTGGCCACGACCGACTCGTGGATCGAGGCGGTTCGCGATGGGCAGGCTCTCCCCAAGAGCGATCTCGGCACCTCGGCCACGCAGGGCCGCGCGCACTTCGGAGGCTGA
- a CDS encoding HAD-IB family hydrolase, with amino-acid sequence MPGAAFFDLDRTLLQGGTGPHLSRAMVELGLVPRSLPGQGMLFKAFDLFGENLPSIFLARQATLVARGKDSKSFDEAASQAATVIAELVHPFALALIEQHKAEGRRVVMATTTPTHLIKPLADQLGFDDVIATRYSTKEDGTFDGSIRGPFVWSTGKLAAVKHYAAQHDIDLVESYAYSDSIFDLPLLEAVGQPAAVNPDPRLTMYAVARRWPIVHFDVSPGVLKIPVLGIELQRILFEGLRSTFFPCARFDIAGIENIPRHGPVILVGNHRSYFDAVAMANVVRRSGRSARFLGKKEMFDIPVLGPFLKAAGGIRVDRGEGGAESYDMAVLALEGGEMVGLLPEATIPRGAAFFDSVLKGKLGAARLASVSRAPVIPVGMWGTEKVWPRSSSMPNLLNLTNPPKVTIRVGKPVELKYRSPVADTKRIMAAIADLLPPESRDGRDPTDDELRATYPNGRLPTDE; translated from the coding sequence ATGCCAGGCGCAGCCTTCTTCGACCTCGACCGCACGCTGCTGCAGGGCGGCACCGGCCCGCACCTGTCCCGGGCGATGGTGGAACTCGGTCTCGTGCCGCGGTCACTGCCCGGTCAGGGGATGCTCTTCAAGGCGTTCGACCTCTTCGGCGAGAACCTGCCGTCGATCTTCCTGGCGCGTCAGGCCACCCTCGTCGCCCGCGGCAAGGACTCCAAGAGCTTCGACGAAGCCGCCTCCCAAGCCGCCACAGTCATCGCCGAGCTCGTCCACCCGTTCGCGTTGGCGCTCATCGAGCAGCACAAGGCCGAGGGTCGGCGGGTCGTCATGGCGACGACGACCCCGACTCACCTCATCAAGCCGCTCGCTGATCAGCTGGGCTTCGACGACGTGATCGCCACCCGCTACAGCACCAAGGAGGACGGCACGTTCGACGGTTCGATCCGCGGCCCGTTCGTCTGGTCGACCGGCAAGCTCGCTGCGGTCAAGCACTACGCGGCCCAGCACGACATCGACCTCGTCGAGAGCTACGCCTACTCGGACTCGATCTTCGACCTACCTCTCCTCGAGGCGGTCGGCCAACCGGCCGCCGTCAATCCCGATCCCAGACTGACCATGTATGCCGTGGCTCGCCGTTGGCCGATCGTGCACTTCGACGTGTCGCCGGGTGTTCTCAAGATTCCCGTACTCGGGATCGAGTTGCAGCGCATCCTCTTTGAGGGTCTGCGCTCGACGTTCTTCCCGTGTGCCAGGTTCGACATCGCGGGCATCGAGAACATCCCGCGCCACGGGCCGGTCATCCTCGTGGGCAACCACCGCAGCTATTTCGATGCCGTGGCCATGGCCAACGTGGTGCGTCGGTCGGGGCGGTCAGCCCGCTTCCTGGGCAAGAAGGAGATGTTCGACATCCCTGTGCTCGGACCCTTCCTGAAGGCGGCTGGGGGCATCCGCGTCGACCGTGGAGAGGGTGGTGCCGAGTCCTATGACATGGCGGTGCTCGCGCTTGAGGGCGGCGAGATGGTCGGGCTGCTGCCCGAGGCGACGATCCCGCGCGGCGCGGCCTTCTTCGACTCCGTGCTCAAGGGCAAGTTGGGCGCCGCGCGCCTGGCGTCGGTGAGTCGGGCGCCGGTCATCCCCGTCGGGATGTGGGGCACCGAGAAGGTCTGGCCCCGCTCGTCCTCGATGCCCAACCTGCTCAACCTCACGAACCCTCCCAAGGTCACCATCCGTGTGGGCAAGCCGGTCGAGCTCAAGTACCGCTCGCCCGTCGCCGACACCAAGCGCATCATGGCGGCGATCGCCGACCTCCTGCCGCCCGAATCACGTGACGGCCGTGACCCCACCGACGACGAGCTGCGTGCCACCTATCCGAACGGACGGCTCCCGACCGACGAGTGA